Proteins co-encoded in one Arachis hypogaea cultivar Tifrunner chromosome 13, arahy.Tifrunner.gnm2.J5K5, whole genome shotgun sequence genomic window:
- the LOC112737759 gene encoding phosphoenolpyruvate carboxylase 2: MATKKVEKMASIDAQLRLLAPSKVSDDDKLVEYDALLLDRFLDILQDLHGLDIRETVQDCYELSAEYEGENDPHKLEELGNMLTGLDAGDSIVVAKSFSHMLNLANLAEEVQIAYRRRIKLLKKGDFVDENSAITESDLEETFKRLVNQMNKTPQEVFDALKNQTVDLVLTAHPTQSVRRSLLQKHGRIRNCLTQLYAKDITPDDRQELDEALQREIQAAFRTDEIRRTPPTPQDEMRAGMSYFHETIWKGIPKFLRRVDTALKNIGINERVPYSAPVIQFSSWMGGDRDGNPRVTPEVTRDVCLLARMMAANLYFSQIEDLMFELSMWRCSDELRAHVDELLRSSKSDAKHYIEFWKQVPPNEPYRVILGDVRDKLYNTREHARQLLANGTSEIPEETTFTNVEQFLEPLELCYRSLCACGDQPIADGSLLDFLRQVSTFGLSLVRLDIRQESDRHTDVMDAITNHLELGSYREWSEERRQQWLLSELSGRRPLYGPDLPKTEEITDVLETFRVIAELPSDSFGAYIISMATAASDVLAVELLQRECHVKQPLRVVPLFEKLADLEAAPSALACLFSIDWYRNRIDGKQEVMIGYSDSGKDAGRLSAAWALYKAQEELIKVAKEFGVKLTMFHGRGGTVGRGGGPTHLAILSQPPDTIHGSLRVTIQGEVIEQSFGEEHLCFRTLQRFTAATLEHGMHSPVSPKPEWRALMDEMAVIATKEYRSVVFQEPRFVEYFRCATPELEYGRMNIGSRPSKRKPSGGIESLRAIPWIFAWTQTRFHLPVWLGFGKAFKHVIEKDPKNLQMLRDMYNQWPFFRVTLDLVEMVFAKGDPGIAALYDKLLVSEELWLFGERLKSKYEETKSLLLQVAGHKDLLEGDPYLKQRLRIRDSYITTLNVLQAYTLKRIRDPDYHVNLKPHLCKDYTESSKPAAELVKLNPKSEYAPGLEDTLILTMKGIAAGMQNTG; encoded by the exons ATGGCTACTAAGAAAGTTGAGAAGATGGCTTCAATTGATGCTCAGCTGAGGTTGCTGGCACCAAGCAAGGTCTCTGATGATGACAAGCTTGTTGAATACGATGCTTTGTTGTTGGATCGATTCCTTGACATTCTTCAGGATTTGCATGGACTTGATATCAGAGAAACC GTTCAAGACTGCTATGAGCTGTCAGCAGAGTACGAAGGGGAGAATGATCCTCACAAATTGGAGGAACTTGGGAACATGCTGACTGGTCTTGATGCTGGGGACTCTATTGTTGTGGCCAAATCATTTTCTCACATGCTTAATTTGGCTAACTTGGCAGAAGAAGTTCAAATTGCCTACCGAAGAAGGATCAAGCTGTTGAAGAAAGGCGATTTTGTGGATGAGAACTCTGCCATCACTGAGTCAGATTTAGAAGAGACCTTCAAGAGGCTTGTGAATCAAATGAATAAGACCCCTCAAGAAGTCTTTGATGCCTTGAAGAACCAGACTGTAGATTTGGTCCTAACTGCTCATCCAACTCAGTCTGTTCGTAGATCTTTGTTGCAAAAGCATGGCAG gataaggaattgtttgacacaGTTGTATGCTAAAGACATAACACCAGATGACAGACAGGAACTTGATGAGGCTTTACAAAGAGAG ATTCAAGCTGCATTTCGTACCGATGAAATTCGAAGGACCCCTCCTACACCACAAGATGAAATGAGGGCCGGAATGAGCTACTTCCATGAGACGATCTGGAAAGGTATACCAAAATTTTTGCGCCGAGTTGACACTGCTCTGAAGAACATTGGTATAAATGAACGTGTCCCATATAGTGCTCCGGTTATTCAGTTCTCTTCTTGGATGGGAGGAGATCGTGACG GAAACCCGAGGGTAACTCCTGAAGTTACAAGGGATGTATGTTTGCTGGCTAGAATGATGGCTGCTAATTTGTACTTTTCTCAGATTGAGGATCTCATGTTTGAG TTGTCAATGTGGCGCTGCAGTGATGAGCTTCGTGCTCACGTCGATGAACTCCTTAGGTCCTCAAAGAGTGATGCAAAACACTATATTG AGTTCTGGAAACAAGTTCCTCCAAATGAGCCCTATCGTGTTATTCTTGGTGATGTGAGGGACAAACTGTATAATACACGTGAGCATGCCAGGCAGTTATTAGCCAATGGGACCTCTGAAATCCCTGAAGAGACAACCTTCACAAATGTTGAACAG TTTCTGGAGCCTCTTGAGCTATGTTATAGGTCACTATGTGCATGTGGTGACCAACCAATAGCAGATGGAAGCCTTCTTGATTTCTTGCGGCAAGTTTCCACCTTTGGACTTTCACTTGTAAGACTCGACATCCGTCAAGAATCGGACAGGCACACTGATGTTATGGATGCTATTACAAACCACTTGGAACTCGGATCTTATCGAGAATGGTCCGAGGAACGCAGGCAGCAATGGCTATTGTCCGAGCTCAGTGGAAGGCGCCCTCTCTATGGGCCTGATCTTCCGAAAACAGAAGAAATTACAGATGTGTTGGAAACCTTCCGTGTCATTGCGGAACTTCCTTCCGATAGCTTTGGTGCCTATATCATCTCAATGGCAACAGCTGCATCTGATGTGCTTGCTGTAGAGCTTTTACAACGTGAATGTCACGTGAAGCAGCCACTAAGAGTTGTCCCATTGTTTGAAAAGCTTGCTGATCTCGAGGCTGCTCCTTCTGCATTAGCCTGCCTATTCTCTATAGATTGGTATAGAAACCGTATTGATGGTAAACAGGAAGTTATGATTGGGTACTCTGACTCCGGGAAAGACGCTGGCCGTCTATCTGCAGCATGGGCCCTTTACAAGGCTCAAGAAGAGCTCATAAAGGTTGCTAAGGAGTTTGGTGTTAAGCTTACCATGTTCCATGGCAGAGGAGGGACTGTGGGAAGAGGAGGAGGTCCCACTCATCTGGCTATACTATCTCAGCCACCAGACACTATCCACGGCTCGCTTAGAGTAACAATTCAAGGTGAAGTTATTGAACAGTCGTTTGGAGAAGAGCACTTGTGCTTCAGAACACTTCAGCGTTTCACTGCTGCTACACTGGAGCATGGAATGCATTCTCCTGTGTCGCCAAAGCCAGAATGGCGTGCTCTCATGGATGAGATGGCTGTCATTGCTACAAAGGAGTACCGCTCTGTTGTCTTCCAGGAACCACGTTTTGTTGAATACTTCCGATGT GCAACTCCCGAGTTGGAGTATGGAAGAATGAACATTGGCAGTCGTCCATCAAAACGAAAGCCAAGTGGAGGAATAGAATCGCTCCGTGCTATACCATGGATCTTTGCATGGACTCAGACAAGGTTTCACTTGCCTGTATGGCTTGGCTTTGGGAAGGCATTTAAGCATGTAATTGAGAAGGATCCAAAGAATCTCCAAATGCTTCGCGATATGTATAACCAATGGCCTTTCTTCAGGGTCACCCTTGACTTAGTTGAAATGGTGTTTGCAAAGGGAGACCCTGGGATTGCAGCTCTATATGACAAACTCCTAGTGTCAGAAGAACTATGGCTGTTTGGTGAGCGTTTAAAGTCTAAATATGAAGAAACCAAGAGCCTTCTCCTTCAG GTTGCTGGGCACAAAGATCTCCTTGAAGGAGACCCTTACCTAAAGCAAAGACTTCGTATTCGTGATTCTTACATCACAACTCTCAATGTCTTGCAAGCCTACACTCTGAAGCGAATCCGCGACCCTGACTACCATGTGAACTTGAAGCCTCACCTGTGCAAGGATTACACTGAATCTAGCAAGCCGGCGGCAGAGCTTGTTAAACTCAACCCGAAAAGCGAGTATGCCCCTGGTTTGGAGGATACCCTCATCCTGACAATGAAGGGTATAGCTGCTGGCATGCAAAACACTGGTTAA
- the LOC112737761 gene encoding uncharacterized protein isoform X1 — MPYPVIVDDNDIDDAALWAVIDSAAASHSSSKSKTLPTITYPNQRQSPSPVSKPSPSPVSSLPPGKFHRISRDSGEVVQESWAYRPPRKVARIAAPPEANVSGSPLAMVRTVERTPPTKAYASPESYLSPGIGKLTGQEVSGSCTELSPQCFGGGGRRSEKVDEEKENGMWHGLSGRFPSVSLFKEYQNAAMAILEKTDYTLISGKSFIKKTGWRKISCYFNISYEIRDKNIEFDENRNVQRAEFVVRAYMQYVLVWGGRFSDGWGSCERCEKRFQKPNHDIPSTAETRAKNKACQVRHFWCVLCLFYFVFGTLGAMRFGSKTSYKLLN; from the exons ATGCCGTACCCCGTCATTGTCGACGACAATGACATAGACGACGCCGCTTTGTGGGCCGTAATCGATTCCGCCGCAGCATCCCACTCCTCATCGAAATCCAAAACCCTACCAACCATCACTTATCCCAATCAACGCCAATCCCCTTCTCCGGTATCCAAACCATCGCCGTCGCCGGTATCGTCACTTCCGCCGGGAAAGTTCCACCGGATATCGCGGGATTCCGGCGAGGTTGTGCAGGAGTCGTGGGCTTACCGACCGCCGAGGAAGGTGGCGAGGATCGCTGCTCCTCCAGAGGCCAACGTGAGCGGCAGCCCTCTCGCTATGGTCAGGACCGTGGAGAGGACACCGCCAACGAAGGCCTATGCGTCGCCGGAGTCTTACCTGTCGCCGGGGATTGGAAAATTGACAGGGCAAGAGGTGAGCGGGAGCTGCACGGAGTTGTCGCCACAGTGTTTTGGCGGCGGCGGAAGGAGGAGCGAGAAGGTAGATGAGGAGAAGGAGAATGGCATGTGGCATGGCTTGTCTGGAAGGTTTCCTTCGGTTTCTTTGTTCAAGGAGTACCAAAATGCAGCTATGGCG ATTTTGGAGAAAACTGATTACACTTTGATTTCAGGAAAGTCTTTCATTAAAAAAACAG GTTGGAGAAAGATATCTTGCTACTTTAATATTTCTTATGAAATCAGAGATAAGAACATTGAGTTTGATGAGAATCGCAATGTTCAGCGTGCTGAGTTTGTTGTTCGTGCATACATGCAGTATGTTCTTGTTTG GGGTGGCAGATTCTCAGATGGCTGGGGCTCTTGTGAGCGATGTGAAAAGAGATTTCAGAAACCAAATCATGATATTCCAAGCACAGCTGAGACCAGAGCCAAAAACAAAGCTTGTCAGGTACGTCATTTTTGGTGTGTACtttgtctattttattttgtttttggtacATTGGGAGCAATGAGGTTTGGATCTAAGACTTCTTACAAACTACTCAACTAA
- the LOC112737761 gene encoding uncharacterized protein isoform X2, which yields MPYPVIVDDNDIDDAALWAVIDSAAASHSSSKSKTLPTITYPNQRQSPSPVSKPSPSPVSSLPPGKFHRISRDSGEVVQESWAYRPPRKVARIAAPPEANVSGSPLAMVRTVERTPPTKAYASPESYLSPGIGKLTGQEVSGSCTELSPQCFGGGGRRSEKVDEEKENGMWHGLSGRFPSVSLFKEYQNAAMAILEKTDYTLISGKSFIKKTGWRKISCYFNISYEIRDKNIEFDENRNVQRAEFVVRAYMQGGRFSDGWGSCERCEKRFQKPNHDIPSTAETRAKNKACQVRHFWCVLCLFYFVFGTLGAMRFGSKTSYKLLN from the exons ATGCCGTACCCCGTCATTGTCGACGACAATGACATAGACGACGCCGCTTTGTGGGCCGTAATCGATTCCGCCGCAGCATCCCACTCCTCATCGAAATCCAAAACCCTACCAACCATCACTTATCCCAATCAACGCCAATCCCCTTCTCCGGTATCCAAACCATCGCCGTCGCCGGTATCGTCACTTCCGCCGGGAAAGTTCCACCGGATATCGCGGGATTCCGGCGAGGTTGTGCAGGAGTCGTGGGCTTACCGACCGCCGAGGAAGGTGGCGAGGATCGCTGCTCCTCCAGAGGCCAACGTGAGCGGCAGCCCTCTCGCTATGGTCAGGACCGTGGAGAGGACACCGCCAACGAAGGCCTATGCGTCGCCGGAGTCTTACCTGTCGCCGGGGATTGGAAAATTGACAGGGCAAGAGGTGAGCGGGAGCTGCACGGAGTTGTCGCCACAGTGTTTTGGCGGCGGCGGAAGGAGGAGCGAGAAGGTAGATGAGGAGAAGGAGAATGGCATGTGGCATGGCTTGTCTGGAAGGTTTCCTTCGGTTTCTTTGTTCAAGGAGTACCAAAATGCAGCTATGGCG ATTTTGGAGAAAACTGATTACACTTTGATTTCAGGAAAGTCTTTCATTAAAAAAACAG GTTGGAGAAAGATATCTTGCTACTTTAATATTTCTTATGAAATCAGAGATAAGAACATTGAGTTTGATGAGAATCGCAATGTTCAGCGTGCTGAGTTTGTTGTTCGTGCATACATGCA GGGTGGCAGATTCTCAGATGGCTGGGGCTCTTGTGAGCGATGTGAAAAGAGATTTCAGAAACCAAATCATGATATTCCAAGCACAGCTGAGACCAGAGCCAAAAACAAAGCTTGTCAGGTACGTCATTTTTGGTGTGTACtttgtctattttattttgtttttggtacATTGGGAGCAATGAGGTTTGGATCTAAGACTTCTTACAAACTACTCAACTAA
- the LOC112737761 gene encoding uncharacterized protein isoform X4, giving the protein MPYPVIVDDNDIDDAALWAVIDSAAASHSSSKSKTLPTITYPNQRQSPSPVSKPSPSPVSSLPPGKFHRISRDSGEVVQESWAYRPPRKVARIAAPPEANVSGSPLAMVRTVERTPPTKAYASPESYLSPGIGKLTGQEVSGSCTELSPQCFGGGGRRSEKVDEEKENGMWHGLSGRFPSVSLFKEYQNAAMAILEKTDYTLISGKSFIKKTGWRKISCYFNISYEIRDKNIEFDENRNVQRAEFVVRAYMQGGRFSDGWGSCERCEKRFQKPNHDIPSTAETRAKNKACQDLLGIGEYRPGATSQVH; this is encoded by the exons ATGCCGTACCCCGTCATTGTCGACGACAATGACATAGACGACGCCGCTTTGTGGGCCGTAATCGATTCCGCCGCAGCATCCCACTCCTCATCGAAATCCAAAACCCTACCAACCATCACTTATCCCAATCAACGCCAATCCCCTTCTCCGGTATCCAAACCATCGCCGTCGCCGGTATCGTCACTTCCGCCGGGAAAGTTCCACCGGATATCGCGGGATTCCGGCGAGGTTGTGCAGGAGTCGTGGGCTTACCGACCGCCGAGGAAGGTGGCGAGGATCGCTGCTCCTCCAGAGGCCAACGTGAGCGGCAGCCCTCTCGCTATGGTCAGGACCGTGGAGAGGACACCGCCAACGAAGGCCTATGCGTCGCCGGAGTCTTACCTGTCGCCGGGGATTGGAAAATTGACAGGGCAAGAGGTGAGCGGGAGCTGCACGGAGTTGTCGCCACAGTGTTTTGGCGGCGGCGGAAGGAGGAGCGAGAAGGTAGATGAGGAGAAGGAGAATGGCATGTGGCATGGCTTGTCTGGAAGGTTTCCTTCGGTTTCTTTGTTCAAGGAGTACCAAAATGCAGCTATGGCG ATTTTGGAGAAAACTGATTACACTTTGATTTCAGGAAAGTCTTTCATTAAAAAAACAG GTTGGAGAAAGATATCTTGCTACTTTAATATTTCTTATGAAATCAGAGATAAGAACATTGAGTTTGATGAGAATCGCAATGTTCAGCGTGCTGAGTTTGTTGTTCGTGCATACATGCA GGGTGGCAGATTCTCAGATGGCTGGGGCTCTTGTGAGCGATGTGAAAAGAGATTTCAGAAACCAAATCATGATATTCCAAGCACAGCTGAGACCAGAGCCAAAAACAAAGCTTGTCAG GATTTGCTAGGAATTGGAGAATACCGACCTGGTGCAACAAGTCAAGTTCATTGA
- the LOC112737761 gene encoding uncharacterized protein isoform X3, whose protein sequence is MPYPVIVDDNDIDDAALWAVIDSAAASHSSSKSKTLPTITYPNQRQSPSPVSKPSPSPVSSLPPGKFHRISRDSGEVVQESWAYRPPRKVARIAAPPEANVSGSPLAMVRTVERTPPTKAYASPESYLSPGIGKLTGQEVSGSCTELSPQCFGGGGRRSEKVDEEKENGMWHGLSGRFPSVSLFKEYQNAAMAILEKTDYTLISGKSFIKKTGWRKISCYFNISYEIRDKNIEFDENRNVQRAEFVVRAYMQYVLVWGGRFSDGWGSCERCEKRFQKPNHDIPSTAETRAKNKACQDLLGIGEYRPGATSQVH, encoded by the exons ATGCCGTACCCCGTCATTGTCGACGACAATGACATAGACGACGCCGCTTTGTGGGCCGTAATCGATTCCGCCGCAGCATCCCACTCCTCATCGAAATCCAAAACCCTACCAACCATCACTTATCCCAATCAACGCCAATCCCCTTCTCCGGTATCCAAACCATCGCCGTCGCCGGTATCGTCACTTCCGCCGGGAAAGTTCCACCGGATATCGCGGGATTCCGGCGAGGTTGTGCAGGAGTCGTGGGCTTACCGACCGCCGAGGAAGGTGGCGAGGATCGCTGCTCCTCCAGAGGCCAACGTGAGCGGCAGCCCTCTCGCTATGGTCAGGACCGTGGAGAGGACACCGCCAACGAAGGCCTATGCGTCGCCGGAGTCTTACCTGTCGCCGGGGATTGGAAAATTGACAGGGCAAGAGGTGAGCGGGAGCTGCACGGAGTTGTCGCCACAGTGTTTTGGCGGCGGCGGAAGGAGGAGCGAGAAGGTAGATGAGGAGAAGGAGAATGGCATGTGGCATGGCTTGTCTGGAAGGTTTCCTTCGGTTTCTTTGTTCAAGGAGTACCAAAATGCAGCTATGGCG ATTTTGGAGAAAACTGATTACACTTTGATTTCAGGAAAGTCTTTCATTAAAAAAACAG GTTGGAGAAAGATATCTTGCTACTTTAATATTTCTTATGAAATCAGAGATAAGAACATTGAGTTTGATGAGAATCGCAATGTTCAGCGTGCTGAGTTTGTTGTTCGTGCATACATGCAGTATGTTCTTGTTTG GGGTGGCAGATTCTCAGATGGCTGGGGCTCTTGTGAGCGATGTGAAAAGAGATTTCAGAAACCAAATCATGATATTCCAAGCACAGCTGAGACCAGAGCCAAAAACAAAGCTTGTCAG GATTTGCTAGGAATTGGAGAATACCGACCTGGTGCAACAAGTCAAGTTCATTGA